AAGATTATATATTGAGAAATTAGAAGATGCTGGAATAGAAGAACAAGAAGCCGAAAGAGAATATTACGAGCTCACCGAGAATATTAGCTATCAGAATGCTGATGAAAAAGTTGAATATATCGCCATTCCAAGCGACGAATTCAAAGTTTCAGTGATGATAGATTACGAAAGTGAAGTTTTAGGAACTCAACATGCCAATATGTATCATATTGGAGAATTTAAAAAAGAGATATCCAAAGCAAGAACCTTCGTATTTCTCCATGAACTAGAGTTTCTATTAAAAAACAACTTGATAAAAGGTGGTGATCTTGCTAATGCTATTGTTTATGTAGAAAAACAAGTAGAACAAGATGAACTCAACCGCTTGGCTGAATTATTTAACAAACCTGTTGTTAATGTAACTGAAAAAGGATACTTAAACAACCTGGAACTTTTTGCAAATAATGAGCCAGCCCGTCACAAATTATTAGATGTAATAGGTGATCTTGCATTAATCGGAAAACCTATTAAAGCACATATCATTGCCACTCGACCTGGACATAAGAACAATACTGCTTTTGCCAAAATCCTTAAAAAAAGACAGAAAGATGAAGAGAGCAAGAAAAACATGCCCACTTTCTCATCTGATGTAAAACCACTTTTCGATATCAATGATATCATGAAAAAGCTTCCTCATCGTCCTCCATTCTTACTTATTGACAAGATTATGGAGATGAGCGATACTCATGTTATTGGAAGTAAGAATGTGACCATGAACGAGGATTTTTTCGTAGGTCACTTTCCTGGAAACCCAGTAATGCCGGGTGTATTGCAAATTGAAGCGATGGCCCAAACTGGGGGAATCTTAGTTTTAAGCACGGTTCCCGATCCTGAAAACTATATCACTTTATTTATGAAAATTGATAAAGTAAAATTTCGTAATCAAGTTGTGCCAGGTGATACTCTAAATTTCAGTTTAAAATTACTAACCCCTATCAGAAGAGGACTTTGCCACATGGGTGGAATAGCTTATGTAGGAAATAAAGTAGTAATGGAAGCCGAAATGTTAGCGCAAATAGTGAAGATAAAATAAAAATACAAGATAATGAATCAACCCTTAGCATACGTTCATCCTCAGGCAAAACTTGCAAGTAATGTAGTGATAGAGCCTTTTGTAAATATTGAAAAGAATGTAATCATTGGAGAAGGCACATGGATTGGATCGAATGTTACTATCATGGAAGGAGCACGAATTGGGAAAAATTGTAAGATTTTTCCTGGTGCAGTGATTTCTGCTATCCCTCAGGATTTAAAATACGATGGTGAAGAGACCCTAGTAAAAATAGGTGACAACACCACCATTAGAGAATTTGTGACCGTAAATAGAGGTACTAAAGCCAATATGGAAACCATAGTTGGAAATAACTGTCTGCTTATGGCTTATGTGCATATTGCTCATGATTGTATCGTTGGCGACAATGTAATCCTAGCTAATGGAGCAACTTTGGCAGGCCACATAGATATTCACGATTGGGCTATCATTGGTGGCCTAGCAGCTGTACACCAATTTGTACAAGTAGGAAAACACGCCATGATTAGTGGTGGTGGAATGGCTCGTAAAGATGTTCCTCCTTATACTAAAGCAGGTCGCGAACCTCTTTCATACGTTGGTATCAACTCCGTTGGTTTACGCAGAAGAGGATTTACACCAGAACAAATTCAGCAGATTCAAGAAATCTACAGAATTATTTATTTAAAGAATAAAAATGTATCTCAGGCTGTCAATTATATTGAAGCAACTATTCCTGCAACACCTGAGAGAGACGAAATATTAACTTTTATTGCAAAATCAACTCGTGGTATCATGAGGGGATATTCAAGATTTTTATAAAATACAATTATGGCAAACACTTCAGATTTCAAAAACGGATTAGTTATTGAATTTAATGGAAACTTATTCTCTATTGTTGAATTTCAACATGTAAAACCTGGTAAAGGACCAGCTTTTGTGAGAACAAAACTAAAAAATCTAAAAACTGGGAAAGTTATTCCTAATACTTTTACATCTGGTGTTAAAATTAATATCCAAAGAGTAGAAAGAAGAAGCTACCAATACCTTTACAAAGAAGGTCAAGATATGCACTTCATGAATAATGAAACTTTTGAACAAACATTTTTAGATGAAGCTCTTGTTGGAGCTCCAGGAGCGTTTTTGAAAGAAGGTCAGAATGTTGAGATTTTAATTCATGCAGAAACTGAATCACCCCTCACTGTAGACCTTCCACCTTATGTAACTCTTGAAATTACCTATACTGAACCAGGAGAAAGAGGGAATACAGCTACCAACACTTTAAAAGATGCTACAGTTGAAACTGGAGCTACCGTTAGAGTTCCTCTATTCATCAATACTGGTGAATTGATCAAAGTAGATACCAGAAATGGTGAGTATTCTGAAAGAGTTAAAGCTTAGTGAATGAGATTTCCTAGAAATTACAGCTTAAAAGAAGTCAGTAAACTCATTGGAGTTAACAAATATGTTGGTGCTGACGATTATGTAGTAAGTGGAATTAATGAAATACATATGGTAGAAGCGGGTGATCTAACTTTTGTTGATCACCCAAAATACTATAGTAAAGCATTAAACAGCGCTGCTACAACTATATTAATTAACAAAGAAGTAGATTGTCCTGAAGGCAAGGCTTTAATCATTTCGGACACCCCATTTGACGACTACATGAAACTC
This genomic window from Lentimicrobium sp. L6 contains:
- a CDS encoding bifunctional UDP-3-O-[3-hydroxymyristoyl] N-acetylglucosamine deacetylase/3-hydroxyacyl-ACP dehydratase, translated to MEKQRTIKREVSISGTGLHTGQEVTIAFKPAAEGYGYRFVRTDVNEDIEIKALVDYVVDTSRGTTLEYKGSKVYTIEHVLAALVGLQIDNVRIEMNGAETPILDGSSRLYIEKLEDAGIEEQEAEREYYELTENISYQNADEKVEYIAIPSDEFKVSVMIDYESEVLGTQHANMYHIGEFKKEISKARTFVFLHELEFLLKNNLIKGGDLANAIVYVEKQVEQDELNRLAELFNKPVVNVTEKGYLNNLELFANNEPARHKLLDVIGDLALIGKPIKAHIIATRPGHKNNTAFAKILKKRQKDEESKKNMPTFSSDVKPLFDINDIMKKLPHRPPFLLIDKIMEMSDTHVIGSKNVTMNEDFFVGHFPGNPVMPGVLQIEAMAQTGGILVLSTVPDPENYITLFMKIDKVKFRNQVVPGDTLNFSLKLLTPIRRGLCHMGGIAYVGNKVVMEAEMLAQIVKIK
- the lpxA gene encoding acyl-ACP--UDP-N-acetylglucosamine O-acyltransferase yields the protein MNQPLAYVHPQAKLASNVVIEPFVNIEKNVIIGEGTWIGSNVTIMEGARIGKNCKIFPGAVISAIPQDLKYDGEETLVKIGDNTTIREFVTVNRGTKANMETIVGNNCLLMAYVHIAHDCIVGDNVILANGATLAGHIDIHDWAIIGGLAAVHQFVQVGKHAMISGGGMARKDVPPYTKAGREPLSYVGINSVGLRRRGFTPEQIQQIQEIYRIIYLKNKNVSQAVNYIEATIPATPERDEILTFIAKSTRGIMRGYSRFL
- the efp gene encoding elongation factor P — encoded protein: MANTSDFKNGLVIEFNGNLFSIVEFQHVKPGKGPAFVRTKLKNLKTGKVIPNTFTSGVKINIQRVERRSYQYLYKEGQDMHFMNNETFEQTFLDEALVGAPGAFLKEGQNVEILIHAETESPLTVDLPPYVTLEITYTEPGERGNTATNTLKDATVETGATVRVPLFINTGELIKVDTRNGEYSERVKA